The proteins below come from a single Triticum aestivum cultivar Chinese Spring chromosome 5D, IWGSC CS RefSeq v2.1, whole genome shotgun sequence genomic window:
- the LOC123123063 gene encoding 60S ribosomal protein L36a, whose product MVNVPKTKKTYCKNKECKKHTLHKVTQYKKGKDSLSAQGKRRYDRKQSGYGGQTKPVFHKKAKTTKKIVLKLQCQSCKHYSQRAIKRCKHFEIGGDKKGKGTSLF is encoded by the exons atg GTGAACGttccgaagaccaagaaaacctaCTGCAAAAACAAGGAGTGCAAGAAGCACACGCTTCACAAGGTCACTCAATACAAGAAGGGTAAGGACAGCCTGTCTGCCCAGGGAAAGCGTCGTTATGACAGGAAGCAGTCGGGATACGGTGGTCAGACCAAGCCCGTTTTCCACAAGAAG GCAAAAACCACCAAGAAGATTGTGCTGAAGCTGCAGTGCCAGAGCTGCAAGCACTACTCCCAGCGCGCCATCAAG CGGTGCAAGCATTTTGAGATCGGTGGagacaagaagggcaagggaacgtCTCTCTTCTAG
- the LOC123123062 gene encoding uncharacterized protein gives MTCGGLPGSPAPAPMPAVAAPLEDENLLPEILVRLAPLPSALPRASLVCKRWRRLVTDRRFVRRFRAHHLGGPPPLIGFFEEVTRKPDPHNPAPGDPNVLSFTPILDHPDRVPVGRFSLHLHDGHGRSNIGCRDGLVLLIYPAGFDIEVLVWDPVTGDQHRFLIPWVIDDGQGTEILNGAVLRTAGILDDRPFRFQAVLTGVDGQNKRLFACVYSSETGKWGDPIWVSADFTSGVTTMIEMRVSSTMVGNSLYWSLCSIGWEVAAILQFDLDTQHLAVIHLPCLGKCSRNGSRTFRAVPVDGGELGVLELFDANLQLWKRKIDRDGVVSWVLEKTIGLEELLYIDKRKMGPMMLGYCEDNNVVFIWTYHGIFMVQLESLEVYKPPIQTFYCLVHPFTSVYTADMGIGGEPDEDKLLCNAMHKVTL, from the exons ATGACCTGCGGCGGCCTCCCcggctcgccggcgccggcgccgatgCCGGCGGTGGCGGCCCCGCTGGAGGACGAGAACCTCCTCCCGGAGATCCTCGTCCGCCTAGCCCCACTCCCATCCGCCCTCCCGCGCGCCTCCCTCGTCTGCAAGCGCTGGCGCCGCCTCGTCACCGACCGCCGCTTCGTGCGCCGCTTCCGCGCGCACCACCTCGGCGGCCCGCCTCCGCTGATCGGCTTCTTCGAGGAGGTCACCCGCAAGCCCGACCCCCACAACCCCGCCCCGGGCGACCCCAACGTCCTCTCCTTCACCCCTATCCTGGATCACCCCGACCGCGTCCCGGTCGGGCGCTTCTCCCTGCACCTACACGACGGCCACGGCCGCTCGAACATCGGCTGCCGCGACGGCCTCGTGCTCCTCATCTACCCGGCGGGCTTCGACATCGAGGTCCTCGTGTGGGACCCCGTCACCGGCGACCAGCACCGCTTCCTCATCCCCTGGGTGATCGACGACGGCCAGGGCACCGAGATCTTAAACGGGGCGGTCCTTCGCACCGCCGGAATCCTCGACGATCGCCCCTTCCGGTTCCAGGCGGTCTTGACCGGCGTCGACGGGCAGAACAAGCGGCTGTTCGCCTGCGTTTACTCGTCCGAGACCGGCAAATGGGGCGATCCAATCTGGGTATCCGCGGATTTTACGAGCGGCGTAACCACCATGATTGAGATGCGTGTTTCCAGTACCATGGTTGGGAATTCCCTCTACTGGTCCCTTTGCTCAATTGGTTGGGAGGTAGCTGCCATCCTTCAGTTTGATTTGGATACACAACACCTGGCTGTCATACACTTACCCTGCTTGGGTAAGTGTAGTAGGAATGGCAGCCGGACCTTCCGGGCTGTGCCCGTGGACGGCGGTGAGCTTGGCGTCCTTGAGCTGTTTGACGCCAACCTCCAGTTGTGGAAAAGGAAGATCGACCGTGACGGTGTTGTTTCATGGGTGCTGGAGAAGACTATTGGATTGGAGGAACTTCTTTATATAGATAAAAGGAAAATGGGCCCAATGATGCTCGGGTATTGCGAGGACAATAATGTGGTGTTTATATGGACATATCACGGTATTTTCATGGTCCAGCTTGAGTCACTGGAAGTGTACAAGCCTCCCATACAGACATTTTACTGTTTGGTTCATCCATTCACAAGTGTCTACACTGCAG ACATGGGCATTGGTGGTGAGCCTGATGAAGACAAACTTCTGTGCAATGCAATGCATAAGGTGACTTTATAA
- the LOC543382 gene encoding serpin-Z2B, translating into MATTLATDVRLSIAHQTRFAFRLASAISSNPESTVNNAAFSPVSLHVALSLITAGAGGATRNQLAATLGEGEVEGLHALAEQVVQFVLADASNIGGPRVAFANGVFVDASLQLKPSFQELAVCKYKAEAQSVDFQTKAAEVTAQVNSWVEKVTTGLIKDILPAGSIDNTTRLVLGNALYFKGAWTDQFDPRATQSDDFYLLDGSSIQTPFMYSSEEQYISSSDGLKVLKLPYKQGGDKRQFSMYILLPEALSGLWSLAEKLSAEPEFLEQHIPRQKVALRQFKLPKFKISLGIEASDLLKGLGLQLPFGAEADLSEMVDSPMAQNLYISSIFHKAFVEVNETGTEAAATTIAKVVLRQAPPPSVLDFIVDHPFLFLIREDTSGVVLFIGHVVNPLLSS; encoded by the exons ATGGCAACCACCCTCGCCACTGACGTTCGCCTCTCCATTGCGCACCAGACCCGCTTTGCCTTCCGCCTCGCCTCCGCTATCTCATCCAACCCCGAGTCTACTGTCAACAATGCCGCATTCTCTCCAGTCTCCCTCCATGTCGCGCTAAGCCTCATCACCGCTGGCGCGGGGGGCGCCACCCGCAACCAACTCGCCGCTACACTGGGGGAAGGCGAGGTTGAGGGACTCCACGCACTCGCCGAGCAGGTGGTGCAGTTCGTCCTCGCCGACGCGTCCAACATCGGCGGCCCGCGCGTCGCCTTCGCCAACGGCGTCTTCGTGGACGCGTCGCTGCAGCTCAAGCCATCCTTCCAGGAGCTCGCAGTGTGCAAGTACAAGGCCGAGGCCCAGTCCGTGGACTTCCAAACTAAG GCCGCGGAAGTTACTGCTCAAGTGAACTCATGGGTAGAGAAAGTCACAACCGGTCTCATCAAAGATATTCTCCCCGCCGGATCTATTGACAATACCACTAGACTTGTTCTTGGCAATGCCCTTTATTTCAAAGGAGCTTGGACAGATCAGTTTGATCCACGTGCAACACAAAGCGACGACTTCTACCTTCTTGATGGGAGCTCAATTCAAACACCATTCATGTACAGCTCAGAAGAACAATACATTTCTTCTTCTGATGGCTTGAAGGTGCTTAAGCTTCCTTACAAGCAAGGTGGGGACAAGAGGCAGTTCTCCATGTACATCCTTCTCCCAGAAGCACTAAGTGGTCTCTGGAGCTTGGCAGAAAAGTTGAGTGCCGAACCAGAGTTCCTGGAGCAGCATATCCCAAGGCAGAAGGTTGCACTCAGGCAATTCAAGCTCCCCAAGTTCAAGATATCCTTGGGAATTGAAGCATCTGATTTGCTCAAAGGTTTGGGTCTGCAACTTCCATTCGGTGCTGAAGCAGATCTTTCGGAGATGGTGGATTCCCCAATGGCACAGAACCTCTACATCTCATCCATTTTTCACAAAGCATTTGTCGAAGTGAATGAAACAGGAACTGAGGCTGCAGCAACAACTATTGCTAAAGTAGTCCTGCGACAAGCACCGCCGCCCTCGGTCTTGGATTTCATcgtggatcaccctttcctcttccttATCCGGGAAGACACTTCCGGTGTGGTTCTATTCATCGGTCATGTGGTCAATCCCCTCCTATCTTCGTAA